A genomic stretch from Juglans microcarpa x Juglans regia isolate MS1-56 chromosome 3S, Jm3101_v1.0, whole genome shotgun sequence includes:
- the LOC121257243 gene encoding auxin-induced protein 15A-like translates to MGFRLPRIIQASKQNLQRTSSSASSSQAASKAIDVPKGYFPVYVGESQKKRFVVPISYLSQPSFQDLLIQAEEEYGYNHPLGALTIPCREDIFLDLTSRLSGS, encoded by the coding sequence ATGGGTTTCCGTTTACCCAGAATTATTCAGGCCAGCAAGCAAAATCTTCAACGTACTTCAAGTAGTGCTAGTTCAAGCCAAGCAGCGTCGAAGGCCATAGATGTTCCAAAAGGCTATTTCCCAGTGTACGTTGGGGAGAGCCAAAAGAAACGGTTTGTGGTTCCAATATCTTACTTGAGCCAGCCTTCATTCCAAGACTTACTAATTCAAGCTGAGGAAGAATATGGATATAATCATCCTTTGGGTGCTCTCACAATCCCCTGCAGAGAAGATATCTTCCTTGATCTCACTTCTCGCCTAAGTGGATCATGA
- the LOC121257248 gene encoding auxin-induced protein 15A-like — protein sequence MATRVLAMMHVKQLLRLPVLSGKEAAPKAKNVPKGCFAVYVGEDEKKRFILPISYLNEPSFQKLLNKAEEEFGFNHSMGGLTIPCREEVFIDLTSGLNRL from the coding sequence ATGGCCACTCGAGTTCTGGCTATGATGCATGTTAAGCAGCTTCTCCGCCTGCCTGTCTTAAGTGGTAAAGAAGCAGCTCCAAAAGCTAAAAATGTTCCAAAAGGCTGCTTTGCAGTGTATGTTGGAGAGGACGAGAAGAAGCGATTCATTCTACCAATATCATACCTCAATGAACCTTCATTCCAGAAATTGCTAAATAAGGCTGAGGAAGAATTTGGGTTCAATCATTCAATGGGTGGTCTAACAATTCCCTGCAGAGAAGAGGTCTTTATTGACCTCACTTCTGGCCTAAACCGATTGTAG
- the LOC121257247 gene encoding auxin-responsive protein SAUR23-like, with amino-acid sequence MAIRFPSILHAKHILRRSNSFIKQAASTSLDVPKGHFAVYVGESEKKRFLVPLSFLNQPSFQELLNKAEEEFGFNHPMGGLTIPCSEDIFVDLTCRLHEL; translated from the coding sequence ATGGCAATTCGATTTCCCAGTATTTTGCATGCTAAGCACATTCTCCGCCGATCAAACTCATTTATAAAGCAAGCGGCTTCAACATCTTTAGATGTTCCAAAAGGCCATTTTGCAGTATATGTTGGAGAGAGTGAAAAGAAGAGATTTTTGGTTCCTCTATCATTCTTGAACCAGCCTTCATTCCAAGAACTGTTAAACAAGGCTGAGGAAGAATTTGGCTTCAATCATCCAATGGGTGGTCTCACAATTCCCTGCAGCGAAGACATCTTCGTTGATCTCACTTGTCGTTTACATGAACTGTGA